From the Leucobacter tenebrionis genome, one window contains:
- a CDS encoding acyl-CoA-like ligand-binding transcription factor yields MFTDHGFENTTVAQIAREAGITERTYFRYYNSKAALLGSLFESQKRSLQAELDTAPSGLPMMDALRHAVIAGIQYPELDNPEQRMLVNLLASEPALNAVATDYLAAWEHIISEFAGKRLGQPATSLYCVVVGRTTLAACRAAFEEWAAHPDDTLASYLDSALIALARGFGSSSTT; encoded by the coding sequence ATGTTCACCGACCACGGGTTCGAGAACACCACGGTCGCGCAGATCGCCAGAGAAGCTGGGATCACCGAGCGAACGTACTTCCGCTACTACAACTCGAAGGCCGCCTTGTTAGGGTCCCTGTTCGAGTCACAGAAACGTTCCCTCCAGGCGGAACTGGACACCGCACCCAGCGGCCTTCCGATGATGGACGCCCTCCGCCATGCCGTCATCGCGGGCATTCAATACCCGGAGCTGGACAACCCCGAGCAACGCATGCTCGTCAATCTCCTCGCCTCAGAACCAGCGCTCAACGCCGTCGCAACCGACTACCTAGCGGCCTGGGAGCACATCATCAGCGAGTTCGCCGGAAAACGACTAGGGCAGCCAGCTACGTCGCTCTATTGCGTCGTCGTCGGGCGAACAACGCTCGCCGCCTGCCGCGCAGCATTCGAGGAATGGGCCGCGCATCCCGACGACACCCTGGCCAGCTACCTCGATTCCGCACTCATCGCTCTGGCAAGGGGATTCGGTTCCAGTTCTACAACCTAA
- a CDS encoding arginase family protein, with protein MSTEAPEARPLSHDPAWPRTGAWPPVDGAPADLVIVGIPTSQTSLSPSNAHETPAAVREALRRYSSHLVAQGAPGERGDEAEWVLDEALRIVNAGDLADPDTEAGERAAVERVQQLAASAQLLVALGGDNALTVPAALGVAGDDLATAGLITLDAHHDLRDGRSNGSPVRRLVEAGLDPRRIVQIGIADFANSRAYRQRAKDLGVTVIHRDELRTRPLAEIVDEALEVAGAGGGPIHVDLDVDVCDRSVAPGCPASIPGGIGADELRIATRLLASDARVRGIDIAEVDASADAADGRTVRLAALLVLEAAAGLAARLGR; from the coding sequence ATGAGCACTGAAGCCCCCGAAGCACGTCCGCTCTCGCACGATCCCGCATGGCCGCGCACCGGCGCCTGGCCGCCCGTCGACGGCGCGCCGGCCGACCTCGTGATCGTGGGCATCCCCACCTCGCAGACCTCGCTCTCGCCGAGCAACGCGCACGAGACCCCGGCCGCGGTGCGGGAGGCGCTGCGCCGCTACTCCAGCCACCTCGTCGCCCAGGGAGCGCCGGGCGAGCGCGGCGACGAGGCCGAGTGGGTGCTCGACGAGGCGCTCAGGATCGTCAACGCGGGCGACCTCGCGGATCCCGACACCGAGGCGGGGGAGCGCGCGGCCGTCGAGCGCGTGCAGCAGCTCGCCGCGAGCGCGCAGCTGCTCGTCGCGCTTGGCGGCGACAACGCCCTTACGGTGCCCGCGGCGCTCGGCGTCGCGGGCGACGACCTCGCGACGGCCGGCCTCATCACTCTCGACGCGCACCACGACCTGCGCGACGGGCGCAGCAACGGCTCACCCGTGCGGCGGCTCGTCGAGGCCGGGCTGGATCCGCGGCGCATCGTGCAGATCGGGATCGCCGACTTCGCGAACTCCCGGGCCTACCGGCAGCGGGCCAAGGATCTCGGGGTCACGGTGATCCACCGCGACGAACTGCGCACCCGCCCCCTCGCCGAGATCGTCGACGAGGCGCTCGAGGTCGCGGGCGCGGGCGGCGGGCCGATCCATGTGGATCTCGACGTGGATGTCTGCGACCGCTCGGTGGCGCCGGGATGCCCGGCGTCGATCCCGGGCGGCATCGGCGCCGACGAACTGCGGATCGCCACCCGTCTGCTGGCCTCCGACGCGCGTGTGCGCGGCATCGACATCGCCGAGGTCGACGCGAGCGCCGATGCCGCCGACGGTCGCACGGTCCGCCTCGCGGCGCTGCTCGTGCTCGAGGCGGCCGCCGGTCTCGCCGCGCGCCTCGGCCGCTGA
- the typA gene encoding translational GTPase TypA: MALATREDLRNVAIVAHVDHGKTTLVDAMLRQTNSFDAHAEVDDRVMDSNDLEREKGITILAKNTAITYEGAHAKNGPIVINVVDTPGHADFGGEVERALSMVDGVVLLVDASEGPLPQTRFVLRKALEAKLPVILAVNKTDRPDARIEEVEGEAQDLLLGLASDLSEDHPDIDVDAVLDVPTVYLSGRAGAASHNRPADGALPDNPDLEPLFETILERVPAPSFDDEHPLQAHVTNLDSSPFLGRIALLRVHNGWIKKGETVAWVKHDGSVQNVRITELMLTKALTRYPAEKAGPGDIVAIAGIEDITIGETIADAEDVRPLPTITVDEPAISMTIGANTSPLVGKIKGHKLTARMIKDRLDRELIGNVSLRVVDTGRPDAWEVQGRGELALAILVENMRREGFELTVGKPQVVTKMIDGKKHEPYEHLTIDTPEEHLGAITQLLAARKGRMENMVNNGTGWVRMEFIVPSRGLIGFRSEFMTITRGTGIANAIAHGYGEWAGTITTRNNGSIVADRAGVATPFSIINLQERMSFFVQPTEEVYEGMVIGENSRSEDMDVNITKEKKLTNMRSSTADTFESMTPPRKLTLEECLEFAREDECVEVTPEHVRIRKVELEATARARAASRLKNQK; encoded by the coding sequence ATGGCTCTCGCCACTCGCGAAGACCTCCGCAACGTCGCCATCGTCGCACACGTCGACCACGGCAAGACCACCCTCGTCGACGCCATGCTGCGTCAGACCAACTCCTTCGACGCGCACGCCGAGGTCGACGACCGGGTCATGGACTCGAACGACCTCGAGCGCGAGAAGGGCATCACGATCCTCGCGAAGAACACTGCGATCACCTACGAGGGGGCGCACGCGAAGAACGGCCCCATCGTCATCAACGTGGTCGATACCCCGGGTCACGCCGACTTCGGCGGCGAGGTCGAGCGCGCCCTGTCGATGGTCGACGGCGTCGTGCTGCTCGTCGACGCATCCGAGGGCCCGCTGCCGCAGACCCGCTTCGTGCTGCGCAAGGCGCTCGAGGCGAAGCTGCCGGTGATCCTCGCGGTCAACAAGACCGATCGCCCCGACGCGCGCATCGAGGAGGTCGAGGGCGAGGCGCAGGATCTCCTGCTCGGTCTCGCCTCGGACCTCTCGGAGGATCACCCCGACATCGATGTCGACGCCGTGCTCGACGTGCCCACCGTCTACCTCTCGGGCCGCGCCGGCGCCGCGTCGCACAACCGTCCGGCCGACGGCGCCCTGCCCGACAACCCCGACCTCGAGCCGCTGTTCGAGACGATCCTCGAGCGCGTGCCCGCCCCCAGCTTCGACGACGAGCACCCGCTGCAGGCGCACGTCACCAACCTCGACTCCTCGCCGTTCCTCGGCCGCATCGCGCTGCTGCGCGTGCACAACGGGTGGATCAAGAAGGGCGAGACTGTCGCCTGGGTGAAGCACGATGGCAGCGTGCAGAACGTGCGCATCACCGAGCTCATGCTCACCAAGGCACTCACCCGCTACCCGGCGGAGAAGGCCGGCCCCGGCGACATCGTCGCGATCGCCGGCATCGAGGACATCACGATCGGCGAGACCATCGCCGACGCCGAGGACGTGCGCCCGCTGCCGACCATCACGGTCGACGAGCCCGCCATCTCGATGACCATCGGCGCGAACACCTCGCCGCTCGTCGGCAAGATCAAGGGTCACAAGCTCACCGCGCGCATGATCAAGGATCGCCTCGACCGCGAGCTCATCGGCAACGTGTCGCTGCGCGTCGTCGACACCGGTCGCCCCGACGCCTGGGAGGTGCAGGGCCGAGGCGAGCTCGCGCTCGCGATCCTCGTCGAGAACATGCGCCGCGAGGGCTTCGAGCTGACCGTGGGCAAGCCCCAGGTGGTCACCAAGATGATCGACGGCAAGAAGCACGAGCCCTACGAGCACCTCACGATCGACACCCCCGAGGAGCACCTCGGCGCGATCACGCAGCTGTTGGCTGCGCGCAAGGGCCGCATGGAGAACATGGTGAACAACGGCACCGGCTGGGTGCGCATGGAGTTCATCGTGCCCTCGCGCGGTCTCATCGGGTTCCGCTCGGAGTTCATGACCATCACGCGCGGCACCGGCATCGCCAACGCGATCGCCCACGGCTACGGCGAGTGGGCCGGCACCATCACCACCCGCAACAACGGCTCCATCGTGGCCGACCGCGCGGGTGTGGCGACGCCGTTCTCGATCATCAACCTGCAGGAGCGCATGAGCTTCTTCGTGCAGCCCACCGAAGAGGTGTACGAGGGCATGGTCATCGGTGAGAACTCGCGCTCCGAGGACATGGACGTGAACATCACCAAGGAGAAGAAGCTCACCAACATGCGCTCCTCCACGGCCGATACCTTCGAGTCGATGACGCCGCCCCGCAAGCTCACGCTCGAGGAGTGCCTCGAGTTCGCCCGCGAGGACGAGTGCGTCGAGGTGACCCCCGAGCACGTGCGCATCCGCAAGGTCGAGCTCGAGGCGACCGCCCGCGCCCGCGCCGCGTCGCGTCTCAAGAACCAGAAGTAG
- a CDS encoding amidohydrolase produces the protein MASLTHYRGGRIFTADDEQPWAESLLVQGGRIRFVGSTLAADQLAAHHPAAADVVELHGALVVPGFVEAHSHLVNLGRSLSQVDLLDAPDLAEVQRRVLEAVDAAPDADRILGRSWLLEPLAGAQPDRRMIDAVVADRPVYLVSNDLHSGWVNTAALRELGIDRETPDPEGGTIVRDAEGEATGLLLETAALVLMRGGVERLEDDTVRDTAVLRALESYRAAGTTAVADLGLRRAEFEALERAWDADALPIPVAGYLRVETSADPRLLREQLQRAVETRDRIAARALERGERDPMLRIAGIKVWIDGVIDSGTAAMSAPFSDGSQPAPLWTRELLEPVVVAADAAGLQVAMHAIGDAAVNLALDAIEAARRANGGDGPRHRIEHLEFVDRRAAHRIAASGTVASVQPVHSDPAVQGAWRRQLGDDRVERGYPWAEFEHAGALIALGTDAPTAPYAPLPNIFIAVTRRSPGRPDLPANHPALHLELSRALVAATRDAAVACGWGDSRGVLGIGRRADFAALDVDPFADGAEVLREATPVLTVVGGEGFPRT, from the coding sequence ATGGCATCGCTCACCCACTACCGCGGCGGGCGCATCTTCACCGCCGACGATGAGCAGCCCTGGGCCGAGTCCCTGCTGGTGCAGGGCGGCAGGATCCGCTTCGTCGGCTCCACCCTCGCCGCCGACCAGCTGGCAGCGCACCATCCCGCTGCCGCCGACGTAGTCGAGCTGCACGGCGCGCTCGTCGTCCCCGGCTTCGTCGAGGCGCACAGCCATCTCGTCAACCTCGGCCGCTCGCTCTCGCAGGTCGACCTGCTCGATGCACCCGACCTCGCCGAGGTGCAGCGCAGGGTCTTGGAGGCGGTCGACGCCGCACCCGACGCCGACCGTATCCTCGGCCGCAGCTGGCTGCTGGAGCCGCTCGCCGGGGCGCAGCCGGATCGCCGCATGATCGACGCGGTCGTCGCCGACCGGCCCGTCTACCTGGTGTCGAACGATCTGCACTCGGGCTGGGTGAACACGGCCGCTCTGCGCGAGCTCGGTATCGATCGGGAGACTCCGGATCCCGAGGGCGGCACGATCGTGCGCGACGCAGAGGGCGAGGCGACCGGACTGCTGCTCGAGACCGCGGCGCTCGTGCTCATGCGCGGGGGCGTCGAGCGTCTCGAGGACGACACCGTTCGCGACACGGCGGTGCTGCGGGCCCTCGAGAGCTATCGCGCGGCGGGCACCACCGCGGTCGCCGATCTCGGCCTGCGCCGCGCCGAGTTCGAGGCGCTCGAGCGGGCATGGGACGCAGACGCTCTGCCGATCCCCGTCGCCGGCTACCTGCGCGTCGAGACCTCCGCCGATCCGCGTCTGCTGCGCGAGCAGCTGCAGCGGGCCGTCGAGACCCGTGACCGCATCGCGGCCCGAGCCCTCGAGCGCGGTGAGCGCGATCCGATGCTGCGCATCGCGGGCATCAAGGTGTGGATCGACGGGGTCATCGACAGCGGCACGGCGGCCATGTCCGCGCCGTTCTCCGACGGTTCGCAGCCCGCTCCGCTGTGGACCCGCGAGCTCCTCGAACCCGTCGTCGTCGCGGCGGACGCCGCCGGCCTGCAGGTCGCGATGCACGCCATCGGCGACGCCGCCGTGAACCTCGCCCTCGACGCGATCGAGGCAGCCAGACGCGCGAACGGCGGCGACGGCCCGCGGCACCGGATCGAGCACCTGGAGTTCGTGGATCGTCGCGCCGCCCACCGGATCGCAGCGTCGGGCACGGTCGCCTCCGTGCAGCCCGTGCACTCCGACCCGGCGGTGCAGGGCGCCTGGCGGCGGCAGCTCGGCGACGACCGCGTCGAGCGCGGCTACCCGTGGGCCGAGTTCGAGCACGCCGGGGCGCTGATCGCGCTCGGAACCGACGCGCCCACCGCCCCGTACGCCCCGCTTCCGAACATCTTCATCGCGGTCACGCGCCGCTCCCCCGGCCGCCCCGACCTCCCGGCGAACCACCCGGCGCTGCACCTGGAGCTCTCGCGAGCCCTGGTCGCCGCGACCCGCGACGCCGCGGTCGCCTGCGGGTGGGGCGACAGCCGAGGTGTACTCGGGATCGGGCGCCGCGCCGACTTCGCCGCGCTCGACGTCGACCCCTTCGCCGACGGTGCGGAGGTGCTGCGCGAGGCGACACCGGTGCTCACGGTCGTGGGCGGCGAGGGGTTCCCGCGCACCTGA